In Acidovorax sp. 106, the following proteins share a genomic window:
- a CDS encoding TIGR00645 family protein, whose translation MSTQKPKNNAPLRPLASIIFASRWLQLPLYLGLILAQAVYVFHFWVELVHLVEAAFGNTAALKQLVTSIGYKSDFEVTALNETIIMLVVLALIDVVMISNLLIMVIVGGYETFVSRLHLEEHPDQPEWLSHVNASVLKVKLATAIIGISSIHLLKTFINAANYDLKVLMWQTIIHVAFLLSALAIAWTDRLMSHSGDKH comes from the coding sequence ATGTCCACCCAAAAGCCAAAAAATAACGCGCCATTGCGCCCCCTAGCTTCCATTATTTTTGCCAGCCGCTGGCTACAGCTGCCCCTGTACCTGGGATTGATTCTGGCGCAGGCGGTGTATGTCTTCCATTTCTGGGTGGAACTGGTCCACCTGGTGGAAGCCGCCTTTGGCAACACCGCTGCCCTCAAGCAACTGGTCACCAGCATTGGCTACAAGAGTGACTTTGAGGTCACGGCGCTCAACGAAACCATCATCATGCTGGTGGTACTGGCGCTGATTGACGTGGTGATGATCTCCAACCTGCTCATCATGGTGATTGTGGGTGGCTACGAAACTTTCGTATCGCGCTTGCACCTGGAAGAGCATCCAGACCAGCCCGAATGGCTGAGCCACGTGAACGCCTCGGTGCTCAAAGTGAAGTTGGCCACGGCGATCATCGGTATCAGCTCCATCCACCTGCTCAAGACCTTCATCAACGCGGCCAACTATGACCTCAAGGTACTGATGTGGCAAACCATCATCCATGTGGCATTTTTGTTGAGCGCCTTGGCCATTGCGTGGACGGATCGCTTGATGTCCCACTCCGGCGATAAGCACTGA